The following nucleotide sequence is from Chryseobacterium sp. CY350.
GTGGTGCTTCGCATTGCTCGGGTATTAAAAATATCCTGAATATTAAAACTCACCGTTCCATTACCATCCCAAATTGTTTTCGATGCACCAAAATTTAAAGCATACATATCGTTTCGGGTTTGGTTTTCACTTTTCTGCGCTCCTCTGTAAAATCCTTGCAACTGAAAACTAAATGTTTTGTCAATTTTAAAAGTAGAAGTCAGTCTTGCTCTTGTCGAAAAACCTGAACCTTCAAAAGACAATGGTCTGCCTGATAATTCTGGAGCATCAGATATTCCTGTAGTTTTGTAGCCGAATAAATCAACATTTCCTAAGAATTTTAACCATTTGGTAGCATCCCAATTGAAATTTAAATCTAAACCATAACGGTCATCTGAGCCCAAATTAATAGGTTTTGTATGGAAAGCACCCACCAAATCAGAATATACCAGCATCTTCACATCATCACTAGAATGTCTGTAGTATAATGTAGGATTTACCGTAAATTTCCCTTTAGAAATACTGTATCCAAATTCGTAAGAATCTACATAAGAAGGATTTAGATCAATATTTCCGTCAAAAATATTCTGGTTATCAGTATAGCTGGGATTTGGAATCAAAAACCAAGATCTAGGTCTGTCTATTCTTCTTGAATAATTCACTAAAAACTGGTTGTCTTTTGCAATTTCGTAGCTTAAAAATACAGATGGAAATATGTTATTATAAGTCTTTTTATTGTTGATATTTGGCGTATAATAATCTAAATTTGAATATTTAATGTCAACCTGAGAATATTCATTTCTAAGTCCTAACTGATATCCTAATTTTCCTATTTTGCTTTTAAATTGTAGATATCCTGCATTGAAAATTTCTCTGTAATAAGCATTGTAAGTAAATAAGTTTTTGTAGAAAAAATCGGGAGATGACGGATTTTTTTCTAAAACATCATTATCATATACGTTTTGATTTACGTCTAATCTGTAACCCGCTTCAATTCTTGAGTTTTCACCGATAGGAAGTTCGTAATCAGCTTTACCTACCAAAGTTTTGTTTTTTGTTGTCTGGTTGATAGCGTTGTCAAGTTGAAAAACATTGTCTTCAGTTTGATTAACAAAAGTATCATTATATGATCTGTTACTTTGTAGACTCACAGACAATGATAAATTCTGGCCTTTATCGTCAAACTTATGATCTAAACCAAAATCACCCTGAAACGCGAGATTGTCATTAGAACCATTATTCATTCTTGTGACAAATGAATTCGGATCTTTCAAAAATTGATAGTCGTAATTTATACTCCCGATATTTTCGCTTTCGTAAGTTCTTACGGTAGCAGAAGCATTTACCGACGTTTTGTCTGAAATATCGTACACAATACCAGATGATGCATTGTAGTTGCTGTTATTGCTGTTTGTGATCGATTCCTGACCTGTGAAAGTTCTGTCGCTATCTAACGTAGCATTGAAAAATTTTGCATTATTTCTGTTGGTGTTTTTAGACTCACGATATCCGCCACCACCGTTCAGAAACCATGTGAGATTCCCCTTTCTCCAGCTCAAATTGGTATTTAAGTTGGTCTGTGGTAAATATCCTAAAGTTCCGATTACACTACCGTTGAAACCAGTTTTTTTAGATTTCTTTAAAATAATATTTAAAATACCCGCGGTTCCGCTCGCTTCATATTTTGAGGAAGGATTGGTGATTACCTCGATTCTTTCGATCTGATCTGCGGGAATACTCTGTAATGCATTGGCGCCATCGTCAATCCCAAGAAGGGCAGAAGGTTTTCCGTTGATAAGAAATCTCACATTAGAACTTCCTCTCATTGAAACCGTTCCGTCTGTATCTACAGAAACTGATGGTACATTTGAAAGCACATCCTGAAGATTTCCACCTTTACTTACAATATCCTGAGAAGGGTCGTAGGTTCTTTTATCAAGCTCAACTTTATAAGGTTTGGTCGCAACGGTGATCGTTACACCCTGAATGTCCTGAGTTTTCAGATTGGTAGCTGAAGCTTCTGCCTCAATTGATAAAGCACCAATATTTCCGGCTGCAGTAATTTGCTTATTGGTAACGCTCTTTTTGTAATCGATTGCCTCAAGCGTAATATCGTAGTTTCCGGGAGTCAGCTCAAGTTGATATTGACCTTTTTCGTCAGTAAGGGTAGCATCACTATACAGCTTGTTGGTCTTGTTGCTAAAGGTTACAGATGCGTATGGTACAGGCTGATTGCTTTTATCAACAATAGTTCCTGTAACGCCTACTTTTTCCTGTCCGAATGCAAAAGCTGCCGCAGATAATACAAAAGTCAACCCAAGAGTTTTCTTCGTAATGATGCTCATTATTTCCGTCTGATTCATAAAATATTCTTTAAATGAAATTTTAAAATATTCAATTATAGTTACTAAATTAATAATACTGAATTTTCTAAATTTTCAATAGTTGTTTATTACTTTTAATAGATTGGTCGCGTTTGTGTGCAGAATGTTAATTATTTAATTGTTAAAAAAAGTTAAATATTTTTATTATTTAATATTTTTAGAATTTAGCCAGTCCTGATACGCTTTTGCATTAATTACATGTTGCTCGGCACTTGCTGTAAATTTGTGATATCCCATTCTTGCAGGATCTGCACACATAAAAATATATGAATTGTTTTCTGCATCCAGAACTGCATTCACAGAATTCTTATCAACCACACAAATCGGTCCCGGAGGAATTCCTGCATTCGCGTAAGTGTTGTAAGGTGAAGGAGTTGTGAGATGCTTGTACAAAACTCTTTTAATTGATTCTTTAAAATTGTTCTGTTTATTCATTGCATAAATTACAGTGGGATCAGATTGTAATTTCATACCTTTTCGGTAACGGTTTAGATATAATCCGGCAATGGTTTTCATCTCATCCGGTTTACCACCAGATTCTTTGTATACAATCGATGCTAAAGCATAAATTTGCTCTCTCGTTAAACCAGATTTTTGTTCTTTCTCTTTTCTTTCGACCGTCCAGAAATCGTTATACTGATCTTCAAATTTCTTGAAAAACTCTTTCGGAGTCACCGTCCAAAAGAAATTGTACGTATCGATGAAAAAATATTTTTTAAGATCTTCAGCATTATTGTAACCTTTTTCTCCTGCAATTTTATTTAAATCATTGACAAATTTTAAAGAATCTAGCTCTGTTTTTTTTGAAACTCTACCAACCATCTGATAAATGTCACCAAAATCACCAATTCTGAACGAATTTTCACTTTGATTGCCAGCTTTTATCATATTTACTAAGCTTGTGTTACTTGCACCTTTAGAAAAATGGTAACGTCCCGGCTTAAAATGCTGATCCATTCCCTTATCTTTTGCTACTTCCGTAAAAGATTCTTTATTGTTGACGTAAGGTGAAATAGAATCTAAGATCTGTCGAAATTCTGCACCGTGAGGAATGAGAACATATCCATCTTTCCGGATATTATTGCCGTAATATTTTTTATAAAATTTAAAACCAAAAAATCCTGCCACGGCAAGAATTATAAGGACAATAATGAGAATAGCTTTTTTCATTACAATTTAATAGGGTTAAAAGTTTTTTCTAAAAATTAAAGAATATCGATATTTCCTTTAAAAACCTGCATTGCCGGGCCTTCAAGCCAAATATTCTGAAAAGAATCTCCTTTCTTTTCGGCATAAACTTTAAGATCGCCCCCAAGCGTTTTAACTTTTATCGAAGTTAGATTGCTTTTTTCCAGAAAAGTTAAAGCAGACGCTGTAACTCCTGTTCCGCAGCTGTAAGTTTCGTCTTCAACACCTCGTTCATAGGTTCTTACGAAGATCTCATCATCAGAAATATTTTCAACAAAATTTACATTGATGCCTTTTTCTTTATAAATATCTGAATTTCTAATGCTGTTTCCTTCTGCGAAAACATTAAAATCTGAAATATCTTCTACGTATTTTACATAATGTGGCGATCCCGTATCGAGTATAGAATCATCGCCATCTCGATGTATTGTTTCTACATCACCCATCTTCAATTTAACAATGTCATCGTTGATTTCTGCTTCGTGTAAACCATCAATTGCTACAAAAACTGTCTTATTTTCTTTAAAAATTGAAAGAAAATGTGCGAATGCCACCGAACAGCGGGCTCCGTTTCCACAAAAACTTTTCGATCCGTCAGAATTATAATAGTCGACCTCAAAATCTGCTTTTTCTGCTGTATTTATTTTAATTAAACCATCAGCTCCGATTCCGAAACGTCTGTCGCAAAGTTTCTGAATATTTTCTGTTGAGATATTATTCCATTCTCCGGAACGATTGTCGATCATTACAAAATCGTTTCCTGTTCCCTGATATTTATAAAATTCCATAGTGTATCTATCTTAAAAACAACTTGCAAAATTACTACAATAAATAAGAAAAACGAACAGCCGTCGCTGTCCGTTTACATATTTAGAATGATTACTATCTGAAACCGCCGTTGGATCTCGTTGTGTTATTCTGTGGTGCAGTTTGCGGAGTTGAAGGAGTTGAAGGCGTCGTGCTTCTTGTAGAATTTGTATTATTTCTAAAACCGCTGTTGCCGTTGGATCTTGGTGCAGTCTGCTGCTGCTGTCTTTGGCTGTTGCTGTTTCCCGAATTCCTAAAACCGCTGTTACCACTGTTGCTTCTAGTGCTGTTGTTCCTGTTGGTATTTGTATTATTTCTTGGGTTCGTGTAATTTCCGTTGTTATTGTTAGGAGTATCTCTGAAGCTAGGTGCAGGCCTGTTTGATGTGCTTCTTTTTTCTACATAAACTTTAGTTCGGTTGTTACCATAGTAATATGGTACGCCGTTATCATAATAGTAGCGCATATCATCTCTGTAATAATATCCGTCGTTTCCATAGTAACCTCCGGAATTATAATATCCCTGTGGTGCGTAATATGATCCATCATTATAGTAAGGATCTCCGTAAGAATCTGCGTATCCGTTATTGTATGACATACAAGACGTTAAGCTTGCTGCAACAAATACTGAGAATGCTATTTTTATTAAATTTTTCATGACTTTACTGTATTGTTATCGTTAAAACTTTTTTTCCAGTTGACGTATCCTATGACCGCCATAATGGTAAATACCAAATATTGAACCGAAGTGATTCCTAGTTCTTTGTAAATTAACATGGGTATACAAACTAAATCTCCTAAGATCCAAAAAATCCAGTTTTCAATCCGGCGTTTCGCCATTAGCCACATTCCTACCAAAAATGTTGATGTTACCACTACATCAAGCCAGTTTGCCCAGTCCAGATGATTTAAGCCCAGGTCTGCACCGTCAAACGAAAATTGATTATCAATGAATGGTTTAAAATAATAAATGACAGTCACCATAATGGCACTTAATATAAAAAGTAGTACAGCAAACATCCATTCTCTTTTAGTTGCCCAATTGACCTCCACGTGAATATTGTCATTTGAATTTTTCGACCATAGAATCCAGCCGTATATACTCATCGACGTGTAATAAACATTGATGATGCAGTCTCCGAGCAACCCGAAATTAAAAAGTATATACACGTAAATTAAGGTAGAGATGATTCCCGTGGGGTACACCCAAATGTTTTTTTTGATCGAAAAGTAAACGCTGAGGATTCCAAAAGCAGTTCCGGTTGCTTCCAGCAAAATTTGTAAAAAGGTATATGATTCATACGGTTTTACAAAAAGGTCATATAGATTCATGTCATCAAAAATAATGAAAAAATCAGTTGTTTTGAAATGTTTTAAAACGAGTGTAAATCAGTTTTTTATATTTCGAAATATAAATTAAATGACAAAAGTTTATTAATAAATGTTAAGATCTATAAATTTTTTATATTTTCGTAAATCTTTAAATTAAAAAATATGTCTAAAATTTGGGTTAAGAAACCTATGAGCGCCTATGAAGCAGATATCCAAAAGAGTCAGCTGAAGCGCGTTCTGGGAAAATGGAGCCTTACCGCTATCGGAATCGGAGCAATCATCGGAGGAGGAATCTTTGTATTAACAGGGACTGGAGCATATTACAATGCCGGCCCCGCGTTGGCACTTTCATTTGTTATCGCGGGTATCGCCTGCGTATTTGCAGCTCTTTGTTACGCTGAATTTGCTTCAATATTACCCGTTGAAGGTTCTGCATATGCATACGCTTATGGAACAGTAGGAGAAATTTTTGCATGGATTATCGGTTGGGGACTGATTTTGGAATATGCTATGGGATCAATGACGGTTGCCGTCTCCTGGTCCGGTTACTTTGCCAAACTTCTGAAGATGTTTGGTCTTCACCTCCCGTATTGGATGACCACAGATCCAGGAACTGCAAATAAAGCATTTGGTGAAGCCACAAAACAGCTTGCAGAAGGTACACTTCCGGCAGACAAATTATTAGGTTTTCAGGAAACCATCAATAACTTTAATGCCGCGCCAGAACTTTTTGATTTCAAACTTTTCTTAAATCTTCCGGCATTGGTAATTGTTTTATTTGTGATTTGGATTTTATTGAGAGGAACAAAAGGCGCTGCAAAAGCAAATAATTTTATTGTAATTCTAAAAGTCTCTGCAATTATTTTCGTGATCATTGCAGGATTGTTTTTTATAGATACAGCAAACTGGACGCCCTTTATCCCTGAAGCCACAACGATAACAGAAAACGGAGTTTCGCACAAAGCGTACGGTATTGCCGGCGTTGTTGCAGGAGCATCTGCAATTTTCTTTGCTTATGTAGGATTTGATGCCGTGTCTACGCAGGCTGGTGAAGCGATCAATCCAAAGAAAGATGTGCCATTTGCGATTATAACATCATTGATTATCTGTACAGTTTTATACATTTTGGTATCTCTCGTACTTACAGGAATGATGCATTATACAGACTTTAATCCTTTAGGTAAGTATCCTGATGCCATTAAAGCACCTGTGGCTTATGCATTTGATATTGCAGGTCAGGCTTGGGCTGGTTACATTATTACCATTGCCGCTACGATAGGTTTAATCTCTGTATTAATGGTAATGATCATGGGACAGTCTAGAATTTTCTTAGGAATGTCTAAAGATGGTTTAATACCTTCAACATTCGCAAAAGTAGACCCAACATCTGGTGTTCCTAGAAAAAACCTAATGATATTAGGAAGCGTAATTGCAATCATAGCTTCGCTAACTCCAATTAACGATTTGGCGCATATGACAAGTTTCGGAACTTTATTCGCATTCACAATGGTTTGTGTAGCAGTTTGGGTTTTAAGAGTGAAAGAGCCAAATTTGGTAAGAAGTTTCAGAGTTCCTGCGTTACCATTGATTGCCTGTTTAGGAATCACAATTAACGTTTATCTGATTTTTAACTTAAGCAAAGAAGCACAGATGTATTCATTTGGATGGTTGATTATTGGGTTTATTATCTATTTCCTTTACAGTAAAAAACATTCGAAATTACAGAATGGTGGATACGGTGAAACTTTCAAAGCCGAGCAAGAGCCTTTGCAAGATGTAGATATAGATATCGATAATAAAAAATAATTTTTAAATTCCGCATTTTGCGGAATTTTTTTTGAGATAAAACAGTTGCTATGAAGAAATTAATTACCGGTATAATATTGTTTTTCGGAACTTTTGTATGGGCACAAAATATCATTTTTGAAACGCTCCTAAATGATAAAATAAGCATCCGTGCTTTAGAAATTTACAATCATAAAGTGTGGTACAGCGGAACCGATTCTAAATTCGGATATGTTGATTTAAAAGATTCAAAAAATCGGAAACAGATCAAATTGTCAGACGAAAAACTACAGTTCCGAACTTTAGCTCAGGATAAAAATTCATTTTATGCGATCAATATAGAAAGTCCTGCTTATTTCTTTAAAATTGATAAAGAAAAAATGATTTCTCAAATAGTTTTCACAGATCTAAGTAAGGCTGCATTTTATGATACATTTCATTTTGTAAATGAAGAATTGGCTTTTGCGTTTAGTGATACTGATGACAATAGGCTCAAACTCACAATGTATAAGCATGGAGAATGGAGTTTTTTTAAAAATAATATTAAACTAAACCCGGGTGAAGCAGCATTTGCGGCAAGTAACACCAATATTGCTTCAGGCAAAAATTATGTTTGGATTGCAACAGGTGGAAAATCATCAAGAATTTTAAAATTAAATTTGAATAATCAGCAGATTGAAGTTTTCAACACACCATTCGTTCAGGGAGAGTCTTCACAGGGAATGTATTCTATAGATTTTGCAAACGAAAAATTCGGAATTGCCGTTGGTGGTGATTATACTAAACAGGAAGCTAATATCAATAATATCGCAACGACAAATGATGGTGGACAAACGTGGCAAATTCAGGCTTCCGGAAAAAATGCAGGTTACATGACTTGTGTTAAAATAAAACCGGGTTCAAAAGGCAGAGAAATTATTGCAGTTGGAGATCAACATATCAGTTATTCTTCCGATTTTGGAAAAACCTGGAAGAAGATATCTGATGAAAAAGGGCTTTTTGTCTGTAAATGGATCGATAAAAAAACGGTAGTTTTTGCAGGCAAAGACAGAATTTTAAAAATGAATATTAATTGATCAATTTAAAAATGATTTAAATGAAAAATCTGAAAATATTTTTTTTAATTCTAATGTCGACTTTGTTTTATACACAGAAGTTTAGAGTTTTTATACTTGCAGGACAGTCAAACATGAATGGTTTTGGATATAACAAAGATCTTCCTAACGATTTAAAAACTGTGAAAGATGTTTATATTTTCCAGGGAAATTCTGTTCCCGATGGAGATTTGAATGGCGGAGCAGGAAAATGGGACGTTTTAAAACCAGGAAACGGAACCGGTTTTCAATCAAACGGACAAACAAATACGCTTTCTGACAGATTTGGTTTAGAACTTTCCTTTGCTAAAAGAATGAAAGAACTTTTTCCGAATGATAAGATCGCTTTGATAAAATATGCAAGAGAAGGAACATCAATAGATAGTCTTGCAGCGGCGAATTTTGGTTGTTGGGATGCAGATTTTACCGGAAAAAACGGTATCAATCAATATGATAATTTCCTGATAACTGTAAAGAATGCTCTGGAGGAAAATGATATTGACGGAAATGGAAAAAGAGATGAGATCGTTCCTTCAGGAATTATCTGGATGCAGGGCGAAGGTGATGCAAGTTATGGTGAAGATATTGCCAATCGATATTATGCGCATTTAAAAATATTAATGAATCAAATGCGTGCAGCTTTGCTTACCGATGATCTTCCGGTGGTGATTGGTAAAATATCAGATTCCGGAAAGAACGAAAAAAGGAGAGTGTGGCCAACAGGAGAGCTGGTGCAATATGCTCAGGAAAAATTTGTAAAAGATGATAAAAATGCGGCTATCGTACGATCTACCAAAAAGTATAATTATGGAAATGACCCTTGGCATTATGACAGCGCAGGGTATATTGACTTAGGTAAAAATTGTGCAGAAGAAGTATTTAGATTGATTATAAAATAAAACCTAACATAATTCATGGTCAAAAAGTCGTCTGTAATGGTTATTTTTGTATGATGAAAATCCTTAGAGGATTTAACTTTATATTAAATTTCAGAATGAATTCGTTAATCGACAAATATAATATTCCCGGACCTCGTTACACTTCTTATCCCACCGTTCCTTATTGGGACGAAAGTACTTTCTCACCGGAAAGATGGAGAGAAACTGTGGTGAGATCATTTAATGAAAGTAACGCAAAAGAAGGTATTTCCATTTACATCCACCTGCCATTTTGCGAGGCTTTATGTACATTTTGTGCCTGTCACAAACGTATTACCAAACAACACAGCGTAGAGATACCTTATCTTGAAAGTGTTTTGAAAGAGTGGAAATTATATCTTGAACTATTTAGCGAAAAACCAAAATTAAAAGAGCTTCATTTGGGCGGTGGAACGCCTACTTTTTTCTCGCCTCAAAATCTGAAAACATTATTAGAAGGTATTTTTTCGACGGTGGAAATTGCTGAACATCCGGAGTTTTCTTTTGAAGGTCATCCTAATAATACAACGAGACAGCATTTGCAGACTTTGTATGATTTAGGATTCAGAAGAGCTAGTTTTGGGGTTCAGGATTATGATCCGAAAGTACAAAAAGCGATCAACAGAATTCAGCCTTTCGAAAAAGTAAAAGAAGTGACTGAGATCGCCCGTGAAATTGGCTATACAGGAATCAGCCACGATTTGGTTTTCGGTCTTCCACATCAAAGCTGGGAAGCAATGGAGCATACGATCCGTAAAACAATGGAACTGAAGCCAGATCGACTTGCTTTTTATTCTTATGCGCACGTTCCATGGGTGAAAGGGGTCGGACAAAGAGGATTTGATGAAAATGATCTTCCGAGCGGTGAAGAGAAGAGACGTCTGTACGAAGACGGCAAAAGGCTTTTGGAAAGTCTGGGCTACATAGAGGTGGGAATGGATCATTTTTCTCTCGAACACGATGATCTTTATCAGTCTTTAATTCAAAAAAAACTTCACCGAAATTTCATGGGATATACTTCGAGCAATACCCAATTAATGGTAGGTTTGGGGATGTCTGCGATTTCAGATTCTTGGTATGCATTTGCTCAGAATGTAAAAACGGTAGAAGAATATCAGAAAATAGTTGAAGAAGGGGTGATTCCTGTAGTAAAAGGTCATATTTTAAATGATGAAGATTTACTTGTGCGAAGACATATTTTAAATTTAATGTGTCAGCTGGAAACTACCTTCGATGTTCATAATTCTTTCCCGGAGCTTGAAAATGCTTTTGAAATGTTGAAAGAAATGGAAAGAGACGAGTTGGTAGAAATTCACAATAATCAGATTAAAATTACCGAAAAAGGAAGAGCTTTTACAAGAAATGTCGCAATGGTTTTTGATCTTAGAATGATGAGAAATAAACCTGAGACAAGAATTTTCTCAATGACGATATAGTTTATGAAGAGTCGGTATCTTCTGGTTTTTACTTATCTGTATGCTATTGTTTTCAGTATTTTAAAAACGCTGAGGTTACCAAACGACTGGGCCGAAGCTCATTGGATGCTCGATTACCGATTCGGGTTTATAAAAAGAGGACTTGCAGGCGAGATTTTCGGATTCCTTTCTGAAAAAACAGAATTCAGTATCTTGGTGCTTTCCGGAGGTATTCTGTTAATTTTGTATTTATTTCTGATTTTTACGGCAATCAGAAACTCAATCAAAAACGGATCTGTTCAACAAGTTGATTTCTTTTTTTATACATTGTTTTTTCTATCCCAGTATATTATTTTTTCCGCGCATTTAATTGGTTATATGGATCATTTGATTTTTTTACTGACCATTGCTACTATTTATTTGATCAAAAAAAAGCTGTTTGTATTGTCTTCGGCGATAATGGCTATTGCGGTATTTATTCATGAGCTTTCTTTTTTTCTAATGATTCCGCTTTGTTTTTTTACATTTATTTATACGAATATTTCAGATCAGACACTGTCGATGAAGGATATTTTTAAAAAGATATTTACCATAAAAACAATTGGATTTTTAATTTTACCATGTGCCTCACTTATTGTTCTGTCAATATTTCAGGAATCAAACATAAATGATTTATATTCAAAAATTTACAATTATCTTGAAAATATAAAGTTCATCAGCAGAAACTCGGCAGATTCTGTGGCATCAGCGTACACAGCGAAATTTAGTTACTATTTTTGGCAAGAAAGCAAGCACTTATTTCAGCGCCTTTTCATTTCAAAATGTTCTATTTTATACGGAATTCCGATCCTTTTTATGATGTTTTTGATCTACAAAAAATTTCATAATGTGAATATTTATTTGATGATGATTTTAGGAATCTGTGTGCTTTTTCCATTATTGCTGCATTCAATTGCATATGATACTTTCAGAATATGGTCTTATCCATTTATGACATTGTTTTTAGCATTTTGGATATTAAATTCCAGCAAGAACAACATCGATTCGTCTATTAATCTTTCAAAATTCCATGTCATAATTTTTATTTTTTCTATAGCGTTAGTTTCCCTAAGTTCTAATGTTTTGTTTGACGGCGAAAAGGAGCATTTCACGTTTTTACAAAGAATTCTGC
It contains:
- a CDS encoding TonB-dependent receptor domain-containing protein produces the protein MNQTEIMSIITKKTLGLTFVLSAAAFAFGQEKVGVTGTIVDKSNQPVPYASVTFSNKTNKLYSDATLTDEKGQYQLELTPGNYDITLEAIDYKKSVTNKQITAAGNIGALSIEAEASATNLKTQDIQGVTITVATKPYKVELDKRTYDPSQDIVSKGGNLQDVLSNVPSVSVDTDGTVSMRGSSNVRFLINGKPSALLGIDDGANALQSIPADQIERIEVITNPSSKYEASGTAGILNIILKKSKKTGFNGSVIGTLGYLPQTNLNTNLSWRKGNLTWFLNGGGGYRESKNTNRNNAKFFNATLDSDRTFTGQESITNSNNSNYNASSGIVYDISDKTSVNASATVRTYESENIGSINYDYQFLKDPNSFVTRMNNGSNDNLAFQGDFGLDHKFDDKGQNLSLSVSLQSNRSYNDTFVNQTEDNVFQLDNAINQTTKNKTLVGKADYELPIGENSRIEAGYRLDVNQNVYDNDVLEKNPSSPDFFYKNLFTYNAYYREIFNAGYLQFKSKIGKLGYQLGLRNEYSQVDIKYSNLDYYTPNINNKKTYNNIFPSVFLSYEIAKDNQFLVNYSRRIDRPRSWFLIPNPSYTDNQNIFDGNIDLNPSYVDSYEFGYSISKGKFTVNPTLYYRHSSDDVKMLVYSDLVGAFHTKPINLGSDDRYGLDLNFNWDATKWLKFLGNVDLFGYKTTGISDAPELSGRPLSFEGSGFSTRARLTSTFKIDKTFSFQLQGFYRGAQKSENQTRNDMYALNFGASKTIWDGNGTVSFNIQDIFNTRAMRSTTTTADFSRESYMQWQPRQFAVSLTYRFKQGEKIEQPKRKKDVNANATGDDQQGPM
- the mltG gene encoding endolytic transglycosylase MltG, which codes for MKKAILIIVLIILAVAGFFGFKFYKKYYGNNIRKDGYVLIPHGAEFRQILDSISPYVNNKESFTEVAKDKGMDQHFKPGRYHFSKGASNTSLVNMIKAGNQSENSFRIGDFGDIYQMVGRVSKKTELDSLKFVNDLNKIAGEKGYNNAEDLKKYFFIDTYNFFWTVTPKEFFKKFEDQYNDFWTVERKEKEQKSGLTREQIYALASIVYKESGGKPDEMKTIAGLYLNRYRKGMKLQSDPTVIYAMNKQNNFKESIKRVLYKHLTTPSPYNTYANAGIPPGPICVVDKNSVNAVLDAENNSYIFMCADPARMGYHKFTASAEQHVINAKAYQDWLNSKNIK
- the dapF gene encoding diaminopimelate epimerase, translated to MEFYKYQGTGNDFVMIDNRSGEWNNISTENIQKLCDRRFGIGADGLIKINTAEKADFEVDYYNSDGSKSFCGNGARCSVAFAHFLSIFKENKTVFVAIDGLHEAEINDDIVKLKMGDVETIHRDGDDSILDTGSPHYVKYVEDISDFNVFAEGNSIRNSDIYKEKGINVNFVENISDDEIFVRTYERGVEDETYSCGTGVTASALTFLEKSNLTSIKVKTLGGDLKVYAEKKGDSFQNIWLEGPAMQVFKGNIDIL
- the pnuC gene encoding nicotinamide riboside transporter PnuC; this encodes MNLYDLFVKPYESYTFLQILLEATGTAFGILSVYFSIKKNIWVYPTGIISTLIYVYILFNFGLLGDCIINVYYTSMSIYGWILWSKNSNDNIHVEVNWATKREWMFAVLLFILSAIMVTVIYYFKPFIDNQFSFDGADLGLNHLDWANWLDVVVTSTFLVGMWLMAKRRIENWIFWILGDLVCIPMLIYKELGITSVQYLVFTIMAVIGYVNWKKSFNDNNTVKS
- a CDS encoding APC family permease — translated: MSKIWVKKPMSAYEADIQKSQLKRVLGKWSLTAIGIGAIIGGGIFVLTGTGAYYNAGPALALSFVIAGIACVFAALCYAEFASILPVEGSAYAYAYGTVGEIFAWIIGWGLILEYAMGSMTVAVSWSGYFAKLLKMFGLHLPYWMTTDPGTANKAFGEATKQLAEGTLPADKLLGFQETINNFNAAPELFDFKLFLNLPALVIVLFVIWILLRGTKGAAKANNFIVILKVSAIIFVIIAGLFFIDTANWTPFIPEATTITENGVSHKAYGIAGVVAGASAIFFAYVGFDAVSTQAGEAINPKKDVPFAIITSLIICTVLYILVSLVLTGMMHYTDFNPLGKYPDAIKAPVAYAFDIAGQAWAGYIITIAATIGLISVLMVMIMGQSRIFLGMSKDGLIPSTFAKVDPTSGVPRKNLMILGSVIAIIASLTPINDLAHMTSFGTLFAFTMVCVAVWVLRVKEPNLVRSFRVPALPLIACLGITINVYLIFNLSKEAQMYSFGWLIIGFIIYFLYSKKHSKLQNGGYGETFKAEQEPLQDVDIDIDNKK
- a CDS encoding WD40/YVTN/BNR-like repeat-containing protein yields the protein MKKLITGIILFFGTFVWAQNIIFETLLNDKISIRALEIYNHKVWYSGTDSKFGYVDLKDSKNRKQIKLSDEKLQFRTLAQDKNSFYAINIESPAYFFKIDKEKMISQIVFTDLSKAAFYDTFHFVNEELAFAFSDTDDNRLKLTMYKHGEWSFFKNNIKLNPGEAAFAASNTNIASGKNYVWIATGGKSSRILKLNLNNQQIEVFNTPFVQGESSQGMYSIDFANEKFGIAVGGDYTKQEANINNIATTNDGGQTWQIQASGKNAGYMTCVKIKPGSKGREIIAVGDQHISYSSDFGKTWKKISDEKGLFVCKWIDKKTVVFAGKDRILKMNIN
- a CDS encoding sialate O-acetylesterase; the encoded protein is MKNLKIFFLILMSTLFYTQKFRVFILAGQSNMNGFGYNKDLPNDLKTVKDVYIFQGNSVPDGDLNGGAGKWDVLKPGNGTGFQSNGQTNTLSDRFGLELSFAKRMKELFPNDKIALIKYAREGTSIDSLAAANFGCWDADFTGKNGINQYDNFLITVKNALEENDIDGNGKRDEIVPSGIIWMQGEGDASYGEDIANRYYAHLKILMNQMRAALLTDDLPVVIGKISDSGKNEKRRVWPTGELVQYAQEKFVKDDKNAAIVRSTKKYNYGNDPWHYDSAGYIDLGKNCAEEVFRLIIK
- the hemN gene encoding oxygen-independent coproporphyrinogen III oxidase; translated protein: MNSLIDKYNIPGPRYTSYPTVPYWDESTFSPERWRETVVRSFNESNAKEGISIYIHLPFCEALCTFCACHKRITKQHSVEIPYLESVLKEWKLYLELFSEKPKLKELHLGGGTPTFFSPQNLKTLLEGIFSTVEIAEHPEFSFEGHPNNTTRQHLQTLYDLGFRRASFGVQDYDPKVQKAINRIQPFEKVKEVTEIAREIGYTGISHDLVFGLPHQSWEAMEHTIRKTMELKPDRLAFYSYAHVPWVKGVGQRGFDENDLPSGEEKRRLYEDGKRLLESLGYIEVGMDHFSLEHDDLYQSLIQKKLHRNFMGYTSSNTQLMVGLGMSAISDSWYAFAQNVKTVEEYQKIVEEGVIPVVKGHILNDEDLLVRRHILNLMCQLETTFDVHNSFPELENAFEMLKEMERDELVEIHNNQIKITEKGRAFTRNVAMVFDLRMMRNKPETRIFSMTI